One region of Streptomyces capillispiralis genomic DNA includes:
- a CDS encoding PDZ domain-containing protein — translation MEQTALRPKPLPGDRGVPETGDGPGSGRPAGRTPGRRPVSAWSGLLIAVLLVLSGAVMGATGAAVVGVGGLVGPAWRAAVLPAASPGAAPSVPVAARLGVEVADDRGPGARVVGVHVPGPGSSAGLVRGDVVLAVGAARVDSAADLARAVARARPGEEVTLTVRRRSGGYQQLTAVPGLVA, via the coding sequence ATGGAACAGACGGCGCTGCGGCCCAAGCCGCTCCCGGGGGACAGGGGCGTGCCGGAGACCGGCGACGGCCCGGGCTCCGGGCGGCCCGCCGGGCGGACGCCCGGGCGACGGCCGGTGTCCGCGTGGTCCGGGCTGCTGATCGCTGTGCTCCTGGTGCTGTCCGGGGCCGTGATGGGGGCGACGGGGGCCGCGGTCGTCGGCGTGGGCGGGCTCGTCGGGCCGGCGTGGCGGGCGGCGGTGCTGCCGGCCGCCTCACCGGGAGCCGCCCCGTCCGTGCCCGTGGCCGCCCGGCTGGGGGTGGAGGTGGCCGACGACCGCGGACCGGGGGCCCGGGTCGTGGGGGTGCACGTCCCCGGCCCCGGGTCCTCGGCCGGCCTCGTGCGGGGCGACGTCGTCCTCGCCGTCGGCGCCGCCCGGGTCGACTCGGCGGCCGACCTGGCACGCGCCGTCGCCCGCGCCCGCCCGGGAGAGGAGGTGACCCTGACGGTGCGCCGCCGCAGCGGCGGCTACCAGCAGCTGACGGCCGTCCCCGGCCTCGTCGCATGA